A genomic stretch from Arachis stenosperma cultivar V10309 chromosome 3, arast.V10309.gnm1.PFL2, whole genome shotgun sequence includes:
- the LOC130967650 gene encoding UV-B-induced protein At3g17800, chloroplastic, with protein MDATTTVVRSPCKASILIGRPSILAPNGCSFARFDSNFRFSSSAKLYTSVAIPKQGQRRLCVGNRRGLVVRASSSPESSESGTKIAPLKLESPVGQFLSEILINHPHLVPAAVDEQLEQLQTDRDADDQKEAPAASGTDLVLYRRIAEVKANERRKVLEEILYALVVQKFMDANISLIPSITPDPSGRVDSWPSEHGRLEQLHSVEAYEMIQNHLSLVLGNRVGDSMTVAEISKLRVGQLYAASVMYGYFLRRVDQRFQLEKTVKFLPSAAEDNNVDQIVMGDTRHAGGEDTPQVMSHPEVSAFPGGDVSPGGFGYGIKPTRLRSYVMSFDSDTLQRYAAIRSKEVVSIIEKHTEALFGRPEIVITPDGAIDSSKDENIKISFGGLKRLVLEAVTFGSFLWDVESYVDSRYHFVLN; from the exons ATGGACGCGACGACCACCGTGGTGCGATCGCCCTGCAAAGCGTCGATCCTCATCGGAAGACCCAGCATATTGGCGCCCAACGGCTGCAGCTTCGCCCGCTTCGATTCCAATTTTCGCTTCTCTTCTTCCGCTAAG CTATACACTTCTGTTGCTATTCCCAAGCAAGGGCAACGGAGACTGTGTGTTGGAAATAGAAGAGGCTTAGTAGTTAGAGCTTCATCGTCTCCGGAATCATCAGAGTCCGGTACCAAGATTGCTCCTCTTAAGCTGGAGTCCCCGGTCGGCCAGTTTCTCTCTGAGATTTTGATTAATCACCCGCATCTTGTCCCTGCTGCAGTAGACGAGCAGCTTGAGCAGCTCCAGACCGACCGCGATGCTGATGATCAGAAGGAAGCTCCTGCTGCTTCAGGCACTGATCTAGTTTTGTACAG GAGAATAGCAGAGGTAAAGGCTAATGAAAGGAGGAAGGTTCTGGAAGAGATCTTGTATGCGTTGGTGGTGCAGAAATTCATGGATGCCAATATTTCTCTGATTCCCTCCATCACCCCTGATCCATCTGGAAGAGTTGATTCATGGCCAAGTGAACATGGAAGACTTGAGCAGCTTCACTCTGTTGAAGCATATGAGATGATCCAAAACCACTTGAGTCTCGTTCTGGGTAACAGAGTAGGAGATTCAATGACTGTGGCTGAGATCAGTAAACTAAGGGTAGGGCAGCTCTATGCTGCATCAGTGATGTATGGTTACTTTCTTAGGCGAGTTGACCAAAGGTTCCAGCTGGAGAAGACAGTGAAATTTCTTCCAAGTGCTGCAGAGGATAATAATGTTGATCAAATTGTCATGGGCGATACAAGACATGCTGGTGGTGAGGACACTCCTCAAGTTATGTCTCATCCTGAAGTCTCTGCTTTTCCTGGTGGTGATGTCAGTCCTGGTGGATTTGGATATGGGATAAAGCCAACCAGGCTGCGTAGCTATGTGATGTCCTTTGACAGTGATACACTACAGAGATATGCGGCAATAAGATCAAAAGAGGTTGTGAGCATCATCGAGAAACATACAGAGGCATTGTTTGGAAGACCTGAAATTGTTATAACACCCGATGGGGCAATTGATTCTTCAAAGGATGAAAACATCAAAATTAGCTTCGGTGGTTTAAAGAGACTTGTTCTAGAGGCTGTGACTTTTGGTTCTTTTCTCTGGGATGTTGAAAGCTATGTGGACTCGAGGTACCATTTTGTCTTAAATTAA
- the LOC130967652 gene encoding purple acid phosphatase 17-like translates to MGKAADKLEIDFVVSTGDNFYDDGLTSHHDPAFQQSFTNIYTAKSLQTQWYTVLGNHDYRGDAMAQLSPFLREVDSRWLCLRSFIVHSELVEIFFVDTTPFVQEYFTEPEGHTYDWRGINPPKSYISNLLKDLEQALSISTAKWKIVVGHHAISSVGHHGDTPELRKQLLPLLQANDVDFYMNGHDHCLEHISDTESPIQFLTSGAGSKAWRGDVKETHKRGVNFFYDGQGFMSVKLTQTDADIEFYDVYGEILHRFTSSKDLYSSM, encoded by the exons ATGGGAAAGGCCGCAGACAAGCTTGAGATTGACTTTGTTGTGTCCACCGGCGACAATTTCTACGACGATGGACTCACCAGCCACCACGACCCTGCCTTCCAACAATCTTTCACTAATATCTACACAGCAAAGAGTCTTCAAACGCAATGGTATACCG TGCTGGGAAACCATGACTATAGGGGCGATGCAATGGCCCAGTTGAGCCCATTCCTGAGGGAGGTCGATAGTAGATGGCTTTGTTTAAGGTCTTTTATCGTACATTCAG AGTTAGTTGAGATTTTCTTTGTAGACACCACTCCATTCGTTCAAGAGTACTTCACTGAACCCGAGGGACACACCTATGATTGGCGGGGCATTAATCCACCAAAATCTTATATTTCCAACTTGCTCAAG GATCTAGAACAGGCATTAAGCATATCAACAGCAAAATGGAAGATCGTTGTTGGTCATCACGCAATCAGTAGTGTTGGACATCACGGTGATACTCCAGAACTTAGAAAGCAGCTTCTCCCACTTCTTCAG GCAAATGACGTTGACTTTTACATGAATGGACATGATCATTGTCTAGAACACATAAGTGATACAGAAAG CCCTATCCAATTCCTAACTAGCGGGGCAGGATCAAAGGCTTGGAGAGGAGACGTCAAAGAAACACACAAAAGAGGCGTAAATTTCTTCTATGACGGACAAGGCTTCATGTCTGTCAAATTGACTCAGACAGATGCTGACATTGAGTTCTATGATGTTTATGGCGAGATTTTGCACAGATTTACTTCGTCAAAGGATTTATATTCTTCCATGTAA